A section of the Amycolatopsis sp. AA4 genome encodes:
- a CDS encoding oxygenase MpaB family protein — MRTVAPLSIYACGETRHASRGRAVAETALIVHRNRRYNPLGPGAYAWVHAALAMTPVAAQRLLSHPMSTSELDEHHTQMQILGVRERDPPPTWPGIRAVLPGDNRQVPNETIRTLLETIDSVRNPFSHLSAGSGPKRTLKRTDVPDPHAGRAPSPRPASAAPPSSGGRPLSSLSALTDNPAHFGRVVHSDFDLWRVRAHRPRGRSAS, encoded by the coding sequence ATGCGCACCGTCGCTCCGCTGTCGATCTACGCGTGCGGCGAGACAAGGCACGCAAGTCGAGGCCGCGCGGTTGCGGAAACTGCACTGATCGTTCACCGGAACCGCCGATACAACCCGCTCGGCCCTGGTGCATACGCATGGGTGCACGCGGCGTTGGCGATGACTCCCGTTGCCGCACAACGGTTATTGAGCCACCCAATGTCCACTTCGGAGCTTGACGAGCACCACACGCAGATGCAGATCCTCGGCGTGCGCGAACGCGATCCGCCGCCGACCTGGCCCGGAATTCGAGCGGTACTACCGGGAGATAATCGCCAGGTTCCGAACGAGACGATCCGCACACTGCTCGAGACCATCGACTCGGTCCGGAACCCGTTCTCCCACTTGTCAGCGGGCTCAGGTCCAAAGAGGACACTCAAGCGCACAGATGTTCCTGATCCGCATGCCGGACGCGCCCCTTCGCCCCGACCCGCCAGCGCAGCCCCGCCCTCCTCCGGGGGACGGCCCTTGTCCAGTCTATCCGCCCTCACCGACAACCCGGCTCACTTCGGGCGGGTTGTCCACAGTGACTTCGACTTGTGGAGAGTCCGTGCTCACCGCCCCAGGGGGCGATCGGCAAGCTGA
- a CDS encoding DUF998 domain-containing protein, whose protein sequence is MTALAAIAWGLFTITVLHIISSHDPIYDTLSSYTITDRGEGMLGASVLSVAVGSLAVLGALVAGGVPMTFSTKALLMLWALGLAVAAVFPASYPQSPNPISGDIHLYSCLIAFASLPGAAITLLEPLRGTAERVFVVRWLKFGLAAVGLFAVSFLFVRLDEAGVPPFHALTEVLPVGATQRLTLIANVALLLVLLRIAVRTETARAAVLVTSAPRP, encoded by the coding sequence TTGACGGCGCTCGCTGCGATCGCCTGGGGGCTGTTCACGATCACTGTGCTGCACATCATCAGCTCGCACGATCCGATCTACGACACGCTTTCGAGCTACACGATCACCGATCGCGGGGAGGGCATGCTCGGGGCGAGCGTGCTGTCGGTGGCCGTCGGATCTCTCGCGGTGCTCGGCGCGCTGGTCGCCGGTGGCGTGCCGATGACGTTCAGCACCAAGGCTTTGCTCATGCTGTGGGCGCTCGGGCTCGCGGTCGCCGCGGTTTTTCCGGCCAGTTACCCGCAAAGCCCGAATCCGATCAGCGGCGACATCCACCTGTACTCGTGCCTGATCGCGTTCGCGAGCCTCCCCGGCGCGGCGATCACGCTGCTGGAACCGTTGCGCGGCACGGCGGAGCGCGTGTTCGTGGTGCGCTGGCTGAAGTTCGGCCTCGCCGCGGTCGGCCTTTTCGCGGTGAGTTTCCTGTTCGTCCGCCTCGACGAAGCCGGGGTGCCGCCGTTCCACGCGCTCACCGAGGTGCTGCCGGTGGGCGCGACGCAGCGGCTCACGCTGATCGCGAACGTCGCCCTGCTGCTGGTCCTGCTGCGGATCGCGGTGCGAACCGAAACCGCTCGCGCCGCGGTGCTCGTTACTTCTGCGCCTCGGCCATGA
- a CDS encoding D-cysteine desulfhydrase family protein → MTFDFARFPSFDGFPRAGLHHGPTPLVPAPRLGEALGIPRLLLKRDDVHPLGVGGNKLRKLDFHLGAALSEGADTVLTFGAVQTNHGRQTAAACAKLGLRCELVLTAAVPRSGDAYERSGNVPLDHLFGARVHICASDVEASATYERLLAEAADEGRKIRTVPVGGSDPLGVLGYVDATRELAAQLVELGLDHARIVGPHASGATAAGLALGTELLGSLDLDIACVSHPLNEAVDNLAHLTAGAAELLGFDPPKLEHVWLNDTTIGEGYGIPASGTWEAIRLFGRTEGVVLDPVYTGKAAAALVEWAAAGRYSPEETVVFVHTGGLPGLFGYAPEFMAEAQK, encoded by the coding sequence ATGACGTTCGACTTCGCCCGGTTCCCCTCCTTCGACGGCTTTCCGCGCGCCGGTCTCCACCACGGGCCGACGCCGCTGGTCCCGGCACCGCGGCTGGGCGAAGCACTCGGCATCCCCCGGCTGCTGCTCAAGCGCGACGACGTCCATCCGCTCGGCGTCGGCGGCAACAAGCTGCGCAAACTCGACTTCCACCTCGGCGCGGCGCTCTCCGAAGGAGCCGACACCGTGCTCACCTTCGGCGCGGTACAGACCAACCACGGCCGCCAGACCGCCGCAGCATGCGCGAAGCTCGGGTTGCGCTGCGAGTTGGTGTTGACCGCAGCGGTACCGCGGTCGGGCGACGCGTACGAGCGGTCCGGGAATGTCCCCCTCGACCACCTCTTCGGCGCGCGGGTGCACATCTGTGCGTCCGATGTGGAAGCGTCCGCGACCTACGAGCGACTGCTTGCCGAGGCAGCGGACGAGGGCCGGAAAATCAGGACGGTCCCCGTCGGTGGGTCCGACCCACTCGGCGTTCTCGGCTATGTGGATGCCACCCGCGAGCTGGCTGCCCAGCTGGTGGAGCTGGGGCTGGACCACGCCCGGATCGTCGGTCCGCACGCCAGCGGGGCCACGGCGGCCGGACTCGCGCTCGGCACGGAGCTGCTCGGGTCGCTGGACCTGGACATCGCCTGTGTCAGCCATCCGCTGAATGAGGCTGTGGACAACTTGGCTCACCTCACCGCCGGGGCCGCGGAGCTGCTTGGGTTCGACCCGCCGAAGCTGGAGCACGTCTGGCTCAACGACACGACGATCGGCGAGGGCTACGGCATTCCGGCGTCGGGAACCTGGGAAGCGATCCGGTTGTTCGGCCGCACGGAAGGCGTGGTGCTCGACCCGGTCTACACCGGAAAAGCCGCCGCCGCCCTGGTGGAATGGGCGGCGGCGGGCCGGTATTCGCCCGAGGAGACCGTCGTGTTCGTGCACACCGGCGGACTTCCCGGACTGTTCGGTTACGCGCCCGAATTCATGGCCGAGGCGCAGAAGTAA
- a CDS encoding Clp protease N-terminal domain-containing protein — protein sequence MFEKFTHDARRAVVEAQAAAQEAGAREISAQAVFAGLARVESGEAVRLLQALGVSREDVFAELARVRRRGGLSDADAEALTEFGIDVDQIVERIEQTHGPGALAQASRPTKRNHLPFTEDAKNALQMSVREAQELGDKHLGQEHLLLALVKQRGPVADFLAARGVDYPAVRQAVGKR from the coding sequence ATGTTCGAGAAGTTCACCCATGACGCCCGGAGAGCGGTCGTCGAGGCACAGGCGGCGGCGCAGGAGGCGGGGGCGCGCGAGATTTCCGCGCAGGCAGTTTTCGCTGGGTTGGCGCGGGTCGAGAGCGGGGAGGCCGTGCGGCTCCTGCAGGCCCTTGGGGTTTCGCGTGAGGACGTCTTCGCAGAGCTTGCCCGGGTACGTCGGCGTGGCGGGCTCAGTGACGCCGATGCCGAGGCGCTCACCGAGTTCGGGATTGACGTTGATCAGATTGTCGAGCGGATCGAGCAGACGCACGGTCCGGGCGCGCTTGCCCAGGCGAGCCGGCCGACCAAGCGCAATCACTTGCCGTTCACCGAGGACGCGAAGAACGCGTTGCAGATGAGCGTGCGGGAGGCGCAGGAGCTCGGCGACAAACACTTGGGGCAGGAGCATTTGCTGCTCGCGCTGGTGAAACAGCGCGGTCCGGTGGCCGATTTCCTCGCCGCGCGCGGGGTCGATTATCCGGCGGTTCGGCAGGCCGTCGGCAAGCGCTAA
- a CDS encoding TetR/AcrR family transcriptional regulator → MAGPTPRAGVVTTRDAILRATLKVVGEQGVGGLTNRRIVAAAGVSLGTLTYHFPSQTELLREAMLLFAEEETAKLAGIVEAYREQGLSLEQAATVVEHVIRQLPFGTDELAPHELYLQAARDPGLHEASAKCFAAYDELAITILTALGLPDPERVAGPVVALIAGLQLRRLATGTDVPAAEPLMMLLHGARG, encoded by the coding sequence ATGGCCGGACCGACGCCCCGAGCCGGGGTGGTGACCACTCGCGACGCGATCCTCCGGGCCACCCTCAAAGTGGTCGGCGAACAGGGCGTCGGCGGCCTCACCAACCGACGCATCGTCGCCGCGGCCGGCGTTTCGCTCGGCACGCTGACGTATCACTTCCCGAGCCAGACCGAGCTGTTGCGCGAGGCGATGCTGCTGTTCGCCGAGGAGGAAACGGCGAAACTGGCGGGAATCGTCGAGGCGTACCGGGAACAGGGGCTGAGCCTCGAACAAGCGGCGACCGTCGTAGAGCACGTGATCAGGCAATTGCCGTTCGGCACGGACGAACTCGCGCCGCACGAGCTGTATCTGCAAGCCGCACGCGACCCTGGCTTGCACGAAGCATCGGCGAAATGCTTTGCGGCGTATGACGAATTGGCCATCACGATCCTCACCGCACTCGGCCTGCCGGACCCGGAACGGGTAGCCGGACCGGTGGTCGCGCTGATCGCCGGACTGCAATTGCGTCGGCTGGCCACCGGCACGGACGTTCCGGCCGCCGAGCCGTTGATGATGCTGCTGCACGGCGCGCGAGGCTGA
- a CDS encoding ABATE domain-containing protein, whose product MEWVFDGGRPCLHLVNTLRSRHLPEGIELLTGPDALAEWLELAGFGRLPVTVAQLESAKELREAVNRLLTAKPMVADVRLVNDALAAAPKPDRLVVKHGILQREVPAPADPVATAFAVLAADAVDLATGTEDIRICSAHDCGLRFVDTSPRRTRQWCSMSRCGNRVKARAHYERTKNR is encoded by the coding sequence ATGGAGTGGGTGTTCGACGGCGGACGGCCGTGTCTGCACCTGGTGAATACGCTGCGCTCCCGGCATCTCCCCGAGGGCATAGAGCTGCTGACCGGCCCGGACGCGCTGGCGGAATGGCTTGAGCTGGCCGGGTTCGGCCGCCTGCCAGTGACCGTTGCCCAGCTGGAGTCGGCGAAGGAGCTTCGCGAGGCGGTGAACCGGTTGCTCACCGCAAAGCCGATGGTCGCCGACGTCCGGTTGGTCAACGACGCGCTCGCCGCCGCCCCGAAACCGGACCGGCTGGTGGTGAAGCACGGGATCCTGCAGCGGGAAGTACCTGCTCCGGCAGACCCGGTGGCGACGGCGTTCGCCGTGCTGGCCGCCGACGCCGTCGACCTCGCCACCGGCACGGAAGATATCCGCATCTGCTCGGCCCACGACTGCGGCTTGCGGTTTGTCGACACATCGCCCCGCCGGACCCGCCAGTGGTGCTCGATGTCCCGCTGCGGCAACCGGGTGAAAGCCCGGGCACATTACGAGCGGACGAAGAACCGTTAA
- a CDS encoding DinB family protein has product MLGGVIDDFAKEYLHSDLKEVRQVMLRKLDGLSEYAVRRPLTSTGTNLLGLVKHLAVAEARYFGEVFGRPFPEPVPRWDDLEQRGRDLWATEHESREEIISRYQRACAHSDATITALAIDSPGHVPWWPRPDVLLFNVLVHLLTETNRHAGHADILREQLDGAVEMDLAAHGRDAAFWQARRAEIERAAKAADATTAG; this is encoded by the coding sequence ATGCTCGGGGGCGTGATCGATGACTTCGCGAAGGAGTACCTGCACAGCGACCTGAAAGAGGTCCGGCAGGTGATGCTGCGGAAGCTCGACGGGCTGTCCGAGTACGCCGTTCGCCGCCCGCTGACGTCGACCGGCACCAACCTTCTCGGCCTGGTCAAGCACCTGGCGGTGGCCGAGGCCCGGTACTTCGGCGAGGTGTTCGGCCGCCCGTTTCCCGAGCCGGTCCCGCGGTGGGACGACCTCGAACAGCGCGGCCGTGACCTGTGGGCGACCGAGCACGAAAGCCGCGAGGAAATCATCAGCCGCTATCAACGCGCCTGCGCGCATTCCGACGCGACCATCACCGCTCTCGCCATCGATTCGCCGGGGCACGTGCCCTGGTGGCCACGTCCGGACGTGCTGCTGTTCAACGTCCTCGTCCACCTGCTGACCGAGACCAACCGGCATGCCGGGCACGCTGACATCCTGCGCGAACAGCTGGACGGCGCGGTCGAAATGGACCTCGCCGCGCACGGCCGGGACGCGGCCTTCTGGCAGGCCCGGCGAGCCGAAATCGAGCGGGCCGCCAAAGCCGCGGACGCGACCACAGCTGGGTAG
- a CDS encoding amidase, protein MPSATTEFPTLADQAAALDSGEVTAGQLTELALKRAHASQPVLNAFRVLRDEAALAEAAEADRRRAAGDRAPLLGVPVAIKDDVDITGLPTAFGCPGEFPAATADAPAVARLKQAGAVIIGKTNTPELGQWPFTEGPAFGATRNPWQPAHTPGGSSGGSAAAVAAGIVAAALGSDGAGSVRIPAAWTGLVGIKTQRGRIPTDGELFHGLTVLGPLARTVADAAALLDVTAGTGTAFQTAARREPGRLRIGLSTRIPFTATKTRLDPVVEAAVRQTAETLAGLGHEIVPVEPGYGLIGLTFLPRSLTGVRDWTRRVPEPSALDPRTRSNAQQGGLLAGPALKLARAVEPVLRRRIGGVFGDIDVLLTPTTATPPPAIGSFDGLSGWQTDQTMIAACPYAWPWNVLGWPGLNVPAGLTADGLPLGTQLLGPSHSEERLISVAAQLEEVLRWPDRRPEPGW, encoded by the coding sequence ATGCCTTCCGCGACCACAGAGTTCCCGACCCTTGCCGACCAGGCCGCCGCGCTCGACTCCGGCGAGGTCACGGCCGGGCAGCTCACCGAACTCGCGCTCAAGCGGGCGCACGCGAGCCAGCCGGTGCTCAACGCGTTCCGGGTGCTGCGCGACGAAGCGGCGCTCGCCGAGGCCGCGGAGGCTGACCGGCGTCGCGCGGCCGGGGATCGCGCACCGCTGCTCGGCGTGCCGGTGGCGATCAAGGACGACGTCGATATCACCGGTCTGCCCACCGCGTTCGGCTGTCCCGGCGAGTTCCCGGCGGCGACGGCGGACGCGCCCGCGGTCGCGCGGCTCAAGCAGGCCGGCGCGGTCATCATCGGCAAAACCAACACGCCTGAGCTGGGCCAATGGCCGTTCACCGAGGGACCGGCCTTCGGCGCGACGCGCAATCCGTGGCAGCCCGCGCACACGCCGGGCGGGTCGTCCGGCGGATCGGCCGCGGCGGTGGCGGCCGGGATCGTGGCCGCCGCGCTCGGGTCGGACGGGGCCGGTTCGGTGCGCATCCCGGCGGCGTGGACCGGGCTAGTCGGGATCAAAACCCAGCGCGGCCGGATCCCGACCGACGGTGAACTGTTCCACGGCCTCACCGTGCTCGGCCCGCTCGCCCGGACGGTCGCCGACGCGGCCGCCCTGCTCGACGTCACCGCGGGCACCGGCACCGCGTTCCAGACCGCCGCGCGACGCGAACCCGGACGGCTGCGCATCGGCCTGTCCACCCGGATTCCCTTCACCGCCACGAAAACCAGGCTCGACCCAGTCGTCGAGGCGGCGGTGCGGCAAACCGCCGAAACGCTCGCCGGACTGGGACACGAGATCGTGCCAGTCGAACCCGGGTACGGACTGATCGGCCTCACCTTCCTGCCGCGATCGCTGACCGGCGTGCGGGATTGGACCCGGCGCGTGCCGGAACCGTCCGCGCTGGACCCGCGCACTCGCAGCAACGCCCAGCAAGGCGGCCTCCTCGCCGGTCCCGCGCTGAAACTCGCCCGTGCGGTGGAACCCGTGCTGCGCCGCCGGATCGGCGGGGTGTTCGGCGACATCGACGTCCTGCTCACGCCGACCACCGCGACCCCGCCGCCCGCGATCGGGTCGTTCGACGGGCTTTCCGGCTGGCAGACCGATCAGACGATGATCGCCGCGTGCCCGTACGCTTGGCCGTGGAACGTGCTGGGCTGGCCCGGGCTGAACGTGCCTGCCGGACTGACCGCGGACGGGCTGCCGCTCGGCACCCAGCTGCTCGGCCCGTCGCATTCCGAGGAGCGGCTGATTTCCGTTGCCGCGCAACTGGAAGAGGTGCTGCGATGGCCGGACCGACGCCCCGAGCCGGGGTGGTGA
- a CDS encoding PLP-dependent aminotransferase family protein, which produces MEPLGGRISGRRLATLLGEWRQRGSRQGASDLAAAIELHVLDGQLPIGTRLPAERELADALGVSRTLIGAALDRLRADGLVASRRGAGSWVAGVGNRDEAEAVRDDLLDLARAAPPAVPGLMAAFDTARRDLVEYVSGNGYLTGGLPRLRERIAERYTARGLPTSPDQVLVTSGAYSAFVLCLRMLAGPGDRVLLEQPTYPNAIDAVRATHALPVPVALDPVHGWDLPGIEAALRQAAPRFGYLVVDFQNPTGLRLDAAGRERLGGLLARTRTPVVVDESLVELDYEGDPVDGPPPLAAFGGDLVLSVGSAAKSQWGGLRLGWIRASTDLLDRLQSSRFAVDLGAPVFDQLVLAALLEPEGYEVLARRRTEFREQRDITVAALRKYCPEWTFEVPSGGLSVWCRLPEPMSTRLAVSAANHGVQIAPGSRFGVHGGMERWLRLPFGLAREQLPEAVRRVSVAAASVRGCADVPAERIAVT; this is translated from the coding sequence ATGGAACCTCTCGGTGGACGCATCTCGGGACGGCGATTGGCCACATTGCTGGGGGAATGGCGGCAGCGTGGCTCCCGGCAGGGTGCGTCCGACCTCGCCGCGGCGATCGAGTTGCACGTGCTCGACGGGCAGTTGCCGATCGGGACGCGGCTGCCCGCCGAGCGCGAACTCGCCGACGCGCTCGGCGTCAGCCGGACGCTCATCGGCGCGGCGCTCGACCGGCTCCGGGCAGACGGCCTGGTCGCCAGCCGGCGCGGGGCCGGGTCGTGGGTGGCCGGCGTCGGAAACCGCGACGAGGCCGAGGCGGTTCGCGACGACCTCCTCGACCTCGCGCGGGCCGCGCCGCCCGCGGTACCAGGGCTGATGGCCGCGTTCGACACCGCGCGGCGGGATCTGGTCGAGTACGTCAGCGGCAACGGGTACCTCACCGGCGGACTGCCGCGGCTGCGCGAGCGGATCGCCGAGCGCTACACGGCGCGCGGCCTGCCGACCTCGCCGGACCAGGTGCTGGTGACGTCCGGTGCGTACTCCGCGTTCGTGCTCTGCCTGCGGATGCTGGCCGGCCCGGGCGACCGCGTCCTGCTGGAGCAGCCGACGTATCCGAACGCCATCGACGCCGTCCGCGCGACGCATGCGTTGCCGGTACCGGTCGCGCTCGATCCGGTGCACGGCTGGGATCTGCCGGGGATCGAGGCCGCGCTGCGGCAGGCCGCGCCGCGGTTCGGTTATCTCGTGGTGGACTTCCAGAATCCGACCGGGTTGCGCCTCGACGCGGCGGGCCGGGAACGGCTCGGCGGGCTGCTCGCCCGGACGCGGACGCCGGTCGTGGTCGACGAATCGCTGGTGGAACTGGACTACGAGGGCGATCCGGTGGACGGTCCGCCGCCGCTGGCCGCGTTCGGCGGGGATCTGGTGCTGAGCGTCGGGTCCGCGGCGAAATCGCAGTGGGGCGGGTTGCGGCTGGGCTGGATCCGGGCGTCGACGGATTTGCTCGACCGGCTGCAGTCGTCGCGGTTCGCGGTCGACCTCGGCGCGCCGGTGTTCGACCAGCTCGTGCTGGCGGCGCTGCTCGAACCGGAGGGCTACGAGGTGCTTGCCCGGCGCCGGACCGAATTCCGGGAGCAGCGGGACATCACGGTCGCGGCGCTGCGCAAGTACTGTCCAGAGTGGACTTTCGAGGTGCCGTCCGGCGGATTGTCGGTGTGGTGCCGGTTGCCGGAACCGATGAGCACGCGGCTGGCGGTGTCGGCGGCGAACCACGGGGTGCAGATCGCGCCCGGGTCGAGGTTCGGGGTGCACGGCGGGATGGAGCGCTGGCTGCGGCTGCCGTTCGGGCTTGCGCGCGAGCAGCTGCCGGAGGCGGTGCGGCGGGTGAGCGTGGCGGCTGCCTCGGTACGCGGCTGCGCGGACGTGCCCGCGGAACGGATCGCGGTGACGTAG
- a CDS encoding alpha/beta fold hydrolase: MSRLEAAMAQVGDLRMHYLRGGDGPPLFLLHGWPQTSHCWRRVAGPLAEEYTVIAPDLRGYGRTDKPRTGYDKRTMAADVAKLAEQLGFDRVAVAGHDRGGRVAHRWALDRPDQVERLAVLDIAPTREMWRRLDKDLGKAYWHWLFHLQPDLPELLAGQNVAAYLGYFFEHWTFQRQGLPAEDIAEYVRAFEAPGALRAGFDDYRASFPDDAELDNADYAAGKRLTQPVLAMWGKAGLLGNLPTLDIWRDYADHVTGIGLEDCGHFLPEEQPSQVVAHLREFLAS, encoded by the coding sequence ATGAGCCGGTTAGAAGCAGCCATGGCCCAGGTAGGCGACCTGCGCATGCATTACCTCCGGGGCGGCGACGGTCCGCCGCTGTTCCTCCTGCACGGCTGGCCGCAGACCTCGCACTGCTGGCGCCGCGTCGCCGGACCGTTGGCCGAGGAGTACACCGTGATCGCGCCTGACCTGCGCGGATACGGGCGCACCGACAAACCCCGCACTGGCTACGACAAGCGCACGATGGCCGCCGACGTCGCGAAACTGGCCGAGCAGCTCGGGTTCGACCGGGTCGCGGTGGCGGGGCACGACCGCGGCGGACGGGTCGCGCACCGGTGGGCACTCGACCGTCCGGACCAGGTCGAACGCCTGGCCGTACTGGACATCGCGCCGACCCGCGAGATGTGGCGTCGCCTCGACAAAGACCTCGGAAAGGCGTACTGGCACTGGCTTTTCCACCTCCAGCCAGACCTGCCGGAGCTGCTGGCGGGCCAAAACGTCGCCGCCTACCTCGGATACTTCTTCGAACACTGGACCTTCCAACGCCAAGGCCTGCCCGCCGAGGACATCGCCGAATACGTGCGCGCCTTCGAAGCACCCGGCGCGCTCCGAGCCGGTTTCGACGACTACCGCGCCTCATTCCCGGACGACGCCGAACTGGACAACGCGGATTACGCCGCCGGGAAACGCCTCACCCAGCCGGTACTGGCGATGTGGGGCAAGGCCGGCCTGCTCGGCAACCTGCCCACGCTCGACATCTGGCGCGACTACGCGGACCACGTCACCGGCATCGGCCTCGAAGACTGCGGACACTTCCTGCCCGAGGAACAACCCTCACAGGTCGTCGCGCATCTTCGGGAATTCCTGGCCAGTTAA
- a CDS encoding YitT family protein: MAVTDLSPLSIRRAPARRGVQLLAGLALYGASMAMLTRARLGLDPWDVLNDGLTKITGLTFGTISAVVAVFVLLLWIPLRQRPGIGTVANIAVIAVAVDAVRAVLPDQHVLVWQILMLVGGVVLNAVATAVYVGTRLGPGPRDGLMTGLHARTGWSVRLVRTGIEVLVLAAGWLLGGTVGIGTVLYALSIGPLTQALLPLVTWRTGAHQREQH; the protein is encoded by the coding sequence GTGGCAGTTACCGACCTCAGTCCCCTCAGCATTCGCCGAGCCCCCGCGCGCCGGGGTGTCCAGTTGCTCGCCGGCCTCGCGCTCTACGGCGCGAGCATGGCCATGCTCACCCGCGCCCGCCTCGGTCTCGACCCGTGGGACGTGCTGAACGACGGCCTGACCAAGATCACCGGGCTGACGTTCGGCACGATCAGCGCCGTCGTGGCGGTTTTCGTGCTGCTGCTATGGATTCCGCTGCGCCAGCGCCCCGGCATCGGAACCGTTGCGAACATCGCGGTGATCGCGGTGGCCGTCGACGCGGTGCGCGCCGTGCTGCCGGATCAGCACGTGCTCGTCTGGCAGATCCTGATGCTGGTCGGCGGCGTAGTACTGAACGCGGTGGCGACCGCGGTGTACGTCGGCACCCGTCTCGGCCCCGGCCCGCGCGACGGCCTGATGACCGGCCTGCACGCGCGCACCGGCTGGTCCGTCCGCCTGGTCCGGACCGGCATCGAGGTACTGGTCCTGGCCGCGGGCTGGCTGCTCGGCGGCACGGTCGGCATCGGAACCGTGCTGTACGCCCTCAGCATCGGCCCGCTGACGCAAGCCCTGCTCCCCCTGGTCACTTGGCGCACCGGGGCGCACCAGCGAGAACAGCATTAG
- a CDS encoding protein phosphatase 2C domain-containing protein, translating to MPDISTADRAGVGSDGLPRPTEDHIALLDHAVLVLDGATSPSPDLPPGGWYAHLLRDQLAQELRTNPEKDLSAALATAIAAVAKAHHLTPGNSPSSTVSILRWTDQEIEALVLADSPIVAFGQFGTDVVADDRLIALRNNGLLQTGKDVRQRRNAEDGFWVAEADPAAAHKAVRRSWPRKDVESVLIATDGVAIGVDEYGLFTWPEVLQLAKNKGLEAVLDAVRAAENDDPHAVRWPRAKRHDDQVLVLADFTG from the coding sequence GTGCCCGACATCTCGACCGCCGATCGAGCCGGAGTCGGTTCCGACGGCCTCCCCCGCCCAACCGAAGACCACATCGCCCTCCTCGACCATGCCGTCCTGGTCCTGGACGGAGCCACCTCCCCGAGCCCAGACCTCCCCCCAGGCGGCTGGTACGCCCACCTCCTCCGCGACCAACTGGCCCAAGAACTACGCACCAACCCCGAAAAAGACCTCAGCGCCGCCCTGGCCACCGCAATCGCCGCAGTAGCCAAAGCCCACCACCTGACCCCAGGCAACTCCCCCTCCAGCACAGTCTCCATCCTCCGCTGGACCGACCAGGAAATCGAAGCCCTGGTCCTGGCCGACAGCCCCATCGTCGCGTTTGGACAGTTCGGCACCGACGTAGTAGCGGACGACCGCCTGATCGCCCTGCGCAACAACGGCCTCCTCCAAACCGGCAAAGACGTCCGCCAAAGACGCAACGCCGAAGACGGCTTCTGGGTAGCCGAAGCCGACCCCGCCGCCGCCCACAAAGCAGTCCGCCGCAGCTGGCCGCGCAAGGACGTCGAGTCCGTCCTCATCGCCACCGACGGCGTCGCGATCGGGGTAGACGAATACGGTCTCTTCACCTGGCCGGAAGTCTTGCAGCTAGCCAAAAACAAGGGCCTGGAAGCAGTACTCGACGCAGTGCGCGCCGCGGAAAACGACGATCCGCACGCGGTCCGCTGGCCGCGCGCCAAACGGCACGACGACCAGGTGCTCGTCCTCGCCGACTTCACGGGGTAG